The following is a genomic window from Acidimicrobium ferrooxidans DSM 10331.
ATCGGTGCCTGGGGACTTCGTGCCGAACTCGCCGACGCCATCGTCGCCGACCGAGACGCCGACCTCGAGGACACCGGCGGCATCGGCGGCACGCTCGCGGGCAACGCGCTCTCCCTCGCGGCCGCGCGCGCGACCCTCACCGAGGTGCTCACCGAACGCGCCTTCGACGAGATGGGTGCGGTCTCCCACGAACTCGTGCGACGCGAGCGAGCGCTGCTGGCCGACCATGGGTTCGACTGGAGCGTCGTCGAGCTCGGTGCCCGGAGCGAGGTGCGCTTCGTGTCCCCGCCTCCACGCACCGGGGCCGACTCGGCTCGCGCGGCCGACGTCGACCTCGACCGCTACCTCCATCTCGCGCTCGCCAATCGCGAGGTGCTGCTCACGCCCTTCCACGCGATGACGCTCGTGGCGCCGACGACGACGCTCGCCCACGTCGAGACCTACCTCGACGCGCTCGCCGATGCGCTCGCGCCGCTGGCGCGCTGACCTACTGGCCCTGGCCCATCGAGAAGCCGGGTACGCCGTCGAAGGTGAAGAGCCCTTCGACCTTGACGAACGCGAGGCCGGCTTCGGCGAGCGCGCCGAGGAGCGCGACGCCCTCGGCGGGCGCCATCGCACCGGCGTCGGTCACGAACCGGCACCGCCAATGGTCGACGCAGAAGGTCTCCGGCAACCCGTCGGGCCAGACCTTCTGGCCGCGGTTCGTGATCATGTCGAGGCGAATCCCGACCGGCGCGGCCGCCGACAACCGCTCGGCGAGCTCGTCGACGGTGCCGGTCCACTCCACGAAGACATCGAGACCGACCTGCACCTTCACCGACGCATGCCGTGGGCTGGGTTCGACGCGGATGGCCTCGGCGCTCGCGGGGTAGTGCACCACGGGCAGCGTCGCAGGCGAGGCCCCGAGCCGCTCGATGACCGCCGCCGCGAACCCCTCCGTCGAGACCTTGGCCCGAGAGCGCTCGGGGTGGTAGACGTCGGCGGTGTGGATGCCGTCCTCGATGGTGGCGAGCCATGCGTTGTGGACGCGCTCGGCGACGTCCCCCTGACCGACGTGCACGAGCATGAGCACCGCAGCCAACAGGAGTCCCGAGGGGTTGGCGATCCCCCGGCCGGCGATCTCGGGCGCCGAGCCGTGGATGGCTTCGAACATGGCGACCTCGGCACCGACGTTGGCGCTCGCACCGAGCCCCACGGAGCCCGCGACCTCGGCGACGACGTCGGAGACGATGTCGCCGTAGAGGTTCGGCGTGACGACGACGTCGAAGTCCTCGGGGCGTGCCGCGAGGCGGGCGGTGCCGATGTCGACGATCAAGGTCTCCGTCTCGAGGTTCGGATACTCCCTCGCCACCTCCTCGAACACCTGACGGAACAGGCCGTCGGTGAGCTTCATGATGTTGTCCTTGACGAGGCAGGTCACCTTGTGACGACCGTGGCGCTCGGCATAGGCGAAGGCGTAGCGCACGAGTCGCTCGGTACCCGGTCGGCTGATGAGCTTCAGGCACTGCACCACGTCCTCGGTCTGGCGATGCTCGATGCCGCCGTAGAGATCTTCCTCGTTCTCGCGGATGACGACCACATCCATGCCCGGGTGCGCAGTCTGGATGAACGGGGCGTACGTCGGGCAGGGGCGGACGTTGGCGAACAGGCCGAGTGCCTTGCGAATCGTGACGTTCAGGCTCTTCATGCCGCCGCCGCGCGGGGTGGTGATCGGGGCCTTCAGGAACACCTTGGTACGCCGCAGCGACTCCCAGGCCGACGGCTCGATCCCCGACGTGATCCCCCGACGCCAGAGCGCCTCGCCGACCTCGATGGTCTCGATCGCGAGCCGGGCGCCGGCCTTCTCGAGCACCTCCAGCACCGCGCTCATGATCTCAGGTCCGATACCGTCGCCGTAGGCGACGGTGATGGGGGTCGGCTGGTCGCTTCCTCGTGCCATCGGCGACGGCCTCCTTCGCGGTTCGCACGCGCTGGCCGACCACGGCCCCCCACGCCGATGACCGGCCAGGCGTTCTCATCGTGAGGGCGCTCCCCCAGCGCGCCTCGGCCCTCACGCTAGCGGCACATCCTCGCCGGCTCCAATCGACACTCACGCCGATCACGCCCGCGTTCCCCCGACCGGTGGCGAGCACCCGCGCACGAGCTCACCTGACTAGGATCGCCGCCGTGGTCGCCGAGGATGCCGAGCACGCCGCTCTCGACACGGGCATCGAGTCGCGCACGTCCCGGCAGCCCTCCGCACCCACCTGGACCTTCCTGACGAACCACGGTCATGTGCTCGTGTGCATCGCGCGCGATCCCGGCATCAGAATCCGCGACATCGCCGAGCGGGTCGGCATCACCGAACGAGCAGCCCAGGGCATCGTCGCGGACCTCATTCGAGCGGGCTACGTCGTTCGCACCCGCATCGGCCGTCGCAACCACTACGAGATCGACCCCACGCGCCCGGTGAGGCACCCGGTCGAGCAGCCGCACCTGGTCGGTGACCTCCTCGGCGCCCTCGCTGCGCTCAGCGACCACGACACCCTGGGCAGCCGCCCCGGCACCGAGACCCTCACGGGGTCGTCGACGTCTGGACGCTGAAGGTGGTCCCGCCCGACGACGAACCGAGCGGGCTCGTGATGTCGCCCTGGGTAGCGATCGAGCTCGCCGTGGGGAACTGACAGACCGGGTTGATCGACGACGCCGTCGAGTCGCTGAAGGCGAGTGGCGCGAGCGTGAAGGTGGTCCCGGGGGTTGCGACCGCGAGCGGATCGAGGAACGACGTCACCGACGGCTCCGCCGGCAACTCACACGTCCCCGTCGACGTGGCGACCGTCGGGGCCTCGGCGATCCACTCCGCCGAGTTCGCGGGCCCCCCGTAGCTGATCGGCGTCGCGGCACCGATCGTGACCTGCTGCGCCGTCGTGAGATCGGCGATCGTGATCGTCCACTGATCGGCCCCGACCTCGGTGATCGTCACCTCCATGGTGTCGCCGGGACTCACCGACAGGGCCGAGGGCGAGATGGGCACGGCCGGTTGTTCGTTCGACGGCGTGATCTCCTCCCACCACGCACACTCCGCCGCGGCCCCAGAGCCACAGAATCCCTCGCCCGCGAACGCCTGGTTCCCGACGGCGACGCCCGCTTGGAGCAGGTACGAATTCGTCGCACCGTCCACCCCGATCCACACACTGGTATCACAGGGCACGCTGCTCTCGCAGGTCGTCGACGTTGTCTGCGGCGTCGGCACGACGAAGCGCGTCGACACGCTCGTCACCGAACCCCGGGCCGCGCCCTCGAGCGCATACCCCGACCAATTCTGCGAGACCTGCTGCGACGTCTGCGAGCCGATCGCCACGGTCCAGGCCTGACTGAGGGTCGCGGTCTCGCCCGCCGAGTCCGTGACGCTGAAGGTGGCCGTCCCGGACCCTGCAGCGAGGGGCACACCGACAAGCTCGCCAGCGCTCGTCAGCGAGAGCCCAGCTGGCAAACCGCTCGCCGACCACCGGTAGCCGGGCACACCACCGGTCGGACTGAGGGTCGCCGAGACGGCGCTCGCGACGGCGAGCTGCGAGAGTGCCTGGCTCGCACTCTGGGCATCGATCGCGAGCGGTGGCGGTGGCGCGAGATCGGGGACGATCCCGACCACGGGGGCGGCGAGGGGGCGGGAGCCGGACAGGCCCGTCAGTCCCAGGGTGTAGGTGTTGCCGTAGAAGCCGGCGTCACCGAAACTGAACACCCCACCGTCGGCTGCCACCAGCCAGTAGCCCTTGCCGTCGGGGGTCGGGGCCATGGCGACGATCGGGGCGGCGAGGGGGCGCGATCCTCCAAGGCCTGTGAGTCCCAGGGTGTAGGTGTTGCCGTAGAAGCCGGCGTCACCGAAGCTGAACACCCCACCATCGGCCGCCACCAGCCAGTAGCCGTTGCCGTCGGGGGTCGGGGCCATGGCGACGATCGGGGCGGCGAGGGGGCGGGAGCCGGACAGGCCCGTGAGTCCCAGGGTGTAGGTGTTGCCGTAGAAGCCGGCGTCACCGAAACTGAACACCCCACCGTCGGCTGCCACCAGCCAGTAGCCCTTGCCGTCGGGGGTCGGGGCCATGGCGACGATCGGGGCGGCGAGGGGGCGCGATCCTCCAAGGCCTGTGAGTCCCAGGGTGTAGGTGTTGCCGTAGAAGCCGGCGTCACCGAAACTGAACACCCCACCATCGGCCGCCACCAAGTCATACCCGGGGCTGATCGTCGCCGAGGCGAGCGCGCTCCGGCCCGGGGCCAACGCGTCGGAGGACGACGAGCCCGGGCGAAGGGTAATGAAGGCGCTTGCGAAGGCGGCAGCGAGCACGACGAGGAGCAGCGTCCGCAGCAGCGGACGAGCCCCCCATGCCAGCGTGCGACCGCCCACACCGCCTCCCGTCATCAGGGTATCGACTCGATCTCGGACCGGCTCAAGCCAGAACCGACCATACCGAGGCAGGAAGGCTCAGCTCACTGTCAACTTAGACGGCGAGCGCGCGCGTCGAGGGCTCGATCGGCCGTGGCAAGTCGCTTGCGCCCATCAGCCACGCATCGACGTCGTGCGCGACCGAACGTCCCTCGGCGATGGCCCACACCACGAGCGACTGCCCGCGCCTCGCATCGCCAGCTGCGAACACCCCCGGAATCGAGGTCGCGAAGCGGTCGTCGGTCGCGATGGTCCCCTGAGGCGTCCGAGCGAGCGCGCGCTCGGGGTCGATGCGGTCGAGTTCCGGACCGACGAAGCCCATGGCGAGCAGCACGAGGTCGGCCTCGATGAGCTCGTCGGTCCCGGGGACCGCCACCAGGTTGCCGTCGACGAGCTGGACGGCTTCGGTCGTGAGCCCGAGGACTCGTCCGTCCTCGCCGCGCTCGATGCGCACCGTGCGACGCGCCCAGCGGCGATCGCCGCCCTCCTCGTGCGCGCTCGAGGTCCGCAGCAGCACCGGGTACGTCGGCCAGGGGTGTCGAGACGAACGCTCTCGCGGCGGCGCTGGCAGGATCTCGAGCTGCAGGACGTGCGCTGCCCCTTGGCGGTGCGCCGTGCCCAAACAATCCGCCCCGGTATCGCCGCCGCCGACGATCACCACACGCGCGTCACGCGCGCTCGGTGCGCCGACGATCGGGGTCCCGAGCGCCTCGAGGTTGGCCGCGCGCAGGTAGTCCATCGCGAAGTGCACCCCGGCTCCCGCGCGTCCCTCGACCACGAGATCGCGAGGACGGGTGGAGCCGAGCGCGAGCACGACAGCGTCGGCCTCGGCGACGAGCTCGCTCAAGGTGACGTCGGTACCGACGCCCACGCCGGTGCGTACCGTGACGCCTTCGGTGACGAGCTGCTCGAGACGCCGATCGACGAGGTGCTTCTCGAGCTTGAACTCTGGGATGCCATAGCGCAGCAGACCGCCTGCACGATCGTGGCGCTCGAGCAGCTCGACCTCGTGCCCGGCGCGCGCGAGCTGCTGCGCGGCTGCGAGACCAGCAGGGCCCGAACCCACCACGACCACCCGACGACCGCTGCGACGCTGGGCCACGATCGGTCGATCGACGCCGCGCTCTGCGGCCTCGTCGGCCAGGGTTCGCTCGATGGCCTCGATCGAGACCGGATCCCGATTGATCCCGAGCACACACGCCGCCTCGCACGGCGCCGGGCAGAGCCGACCAGTGAACTCGGGGAAGTTGTTCGTCGCGAGCAGTCGCTCTGCCGCGCGCTCGAGCTGCCCGCGGCCGGCGAGCTCGTTGAACTCGGGGATCACGTTCCCGAGTGGGCACCCATGGTGACAGAACGGGATGCCACAGTCCATGCATCGGCGCGCCTGGCGCTCGAGGGTTGCGGGGTCGAACCGGTCGGTCACCTCGTGCCAGTCGCGGATCCGAAGCGCTACGGGTCGCTTGGGCGGACCCTCTCGCTCGAAGGTGAGAAATCCCTGCGGATCAGCGGCCATGGCGTCGCCTCCTTGGCTGGCTCGCGCCTCGTCGGGTCGTGGTGCGCCTCGTCATGCGGGCATCCTCATGACGCGGTCGGGGTGCGCTGACGCAGGGCGGCGCGTCCCATCTCGCTCCGAACGCGCTTGAAGTCGCGCGGGTAGACGCAGAGGAAGCGATCGAGAGCACCCGGACCCTCGGCCACGATCTGGCGCGCTCGGTGCGATCCGGTCAGCTCTGCGTGCCGAGCGACGAGGTTCCAGAGTCGATCACGCTCCTCAT
Proteins encoded in this region:
- a CDS encoding NADP-dependent isocitrate dehydrogenase — encoded protein: MARGSDQPTPITVAYGDGIGPEIMSAVLEVLEKAGARLAIETIEVGEALWRRGITSGIEPSAWESLRRTKVFLKAPITTPRGGGMKSLNVTIRKALGLFANVRPCPTYAPFIQTAHPGMDVVVIRENEEDLYGGIEHRQTEDVVQCLKLISRPGTERLVRYAFAYAERHGRHKVTCLVKDNIMKLTDGLFRQVFEEVAREYPNLETETLIVDIGTARLAARPEDFDVVVTPNLYGDIVSDVVAEVAGSVGLGASANVGAEVAMFEAIHGSAPEIAGRGIANPSGLLLAAVLMLVHVGQGDVAERVHNAWLATIEDGIHTADVYHPERSRAKVSTEGFAAAVIERLGASPATLPVVHYPASAEAIRVEPSPRHASVKVQVGLDVFVEWTGTVDELAERLSAAAPVGIRLDMITNRGQKVWPDGLPETFCVDHWRCRFVTDAGAMAPAEGVALLGALAEAGLAFVKVEGLFTFDGVPGFSMGQGQ
- a CDS encoding helix-turn-helix transcriptional regulator, whose translation is MVAEDAEHAALDTGIESRTSRQPSAPTWTFLTNHGHVLVCIARDPGIRIRDIAERVGITERAAQGIVADLIRAGYVVRTRIGRRNHYEIDPTRPVRHPVEQPHLVGDLLGALAALSDHDTLGSRPGTETLTGSSTSGR
- a CDS encoding G1 family glutamic endopeptidase; the protein is MTGGGVGGRTLAWGARPLLRTLLLVVLAAAFASAFITLRPGSSSSDALAPGRSALASATISPGYDLVAADGGVFSFGDAGFYGNTYTLGLTGLGGSRPLAAPIVAMAPTPDGKGYWLVAADGGVFSFGDAGFYGNTYTLGLTGLSGSRPLAAPIVAMAPTPDGNGYWLVAADGGVFSFGDAGFYGNTYTLGLTGLGGSRPLAAPIVAMAPTPDGKGYWLVAADGGVFSFGDAGFYGNTYTLGLTGLSGSRPLAAPVVGIVPDLAPPPPLAIDAQSASQALSQLAVASAVSATLSPTGGVPGYRWSASGLPAGLSLTSAGELVGVPLAAGSGTATFSVTDSAGETATLSQAWTVAIGSQTSQQVSQNWSGYALEGAARGSVTSVSTRFVVPTPQTTSTTCESSVPCDTSVWIGVDGATNSYLLQAGVAVGNQAFAGEGFCGSGAAAECAWWEEITPSNEQPAVPISPSALSVSPGDTMEVTITEVGADQWTITIADLTTAQQVTIGAATPISYGGPANSAEWIAEAPTVATSTGTCELPAEPSVTSFLDPLAVATPGTTFTLAPLAFSDSTASSINPVCQFPTASSIATQGDITSPLGSSSGGTTFSVQTSTTP
- a CDS encoding glutamate synthase subunit beta → MAADPQGFLTFEREGPPKRPVALRIRDWHEVTDRFDPATLERQARRCMDCGIPFCHHGCPLGNVIPEFNELAGRGQLERAAERLLATNNFPEFTGRLCPAPCEAACVLGINRDPVSIEAIERTLADEAAERGVDRPIVAQRRSGRRVVVVGSGPAGLAAAQQLARAGHEVELLERHDRAGGLLRYGIPEFKLEKHLVDRRLEQLVTEGVTVRTGVGVGTDVTLSELVAEADAVVLALGSTRPRDLVVEGRAGAGVHFAMDYLRAANLEALGTPIVGAPSARDARVVIVGGGDTGADCLGTAHRQGAAHVLQLEILPAPPRERSSRHPWPTYPVLLRTSSAHEEGGDRRWARRTVRIERGEDGRVLGLTTEAVQLVDGNLVAVPGTDELIEADLVLLAMGFVGPELDRIDPERALARTPQGTIATDDRFATSIPGVFAAGDARRGQSLVVWAIAEGRSVAHDVDAWLMGASDLPRPIEPSTRALAV